ACGCTTTCAAACGCCAAAAGGCATGGGACTCATTAAAGGAGTTTCCCTATCAGACATAGAAATGTCCCAGGAAGATGATGTACCTGATCCCTGTTTCAAACCCTTTATTTCCAAGGGCTTTGTTTCTTTAACAGGGGATCCTAAAGACCAGCTGCCAGTACAGGTACTTAGGGACACAGGAGGTTCTCAGTCCATTATTAGGGAAGGCATCTTACCTTTAACCTCCAGATCATCATGTGGATCAAGTGCTGTTGTTCAAGGGGTAGGCATGACACTAGTTGCGGCTCCTTTGcacaatgtttatattcactcatCTCTTGTCAAAGGATTCTTTAAAGTAGCTGTCCTCCCTGCCTTGCCCATCAAAGGTGTTGATTTCATCCTCAGTAATGACTTGGCTGGGGGCAAAGTTAAGCCAGTACCTGAGGTCATTGATTCTCCTGATCTAAGTTTAGACGCAGAGAAATCAGCTGAAGTACCTCCCGAAATCTTTCCTGCTTGTGTTGTTACAAGGGCACAGTCAAAGAAATACGGAGAGGACTTGTCTGATTCTTTTCTTGCTACAGGGCAGTTTCTTGAAGACATGACAGTGTCGGACCGACTGCCAGAGGAGGCCCGGTCTGCTGGTGCTGGATCACCCAGTAACAGCTCAGAGCTTGTACAACTGCCTGCCACTCGGGAAGAATTCATGGCAGCCCAGTTAAGTGATGAAACACTTTCTAAATGTCTCTCTTCTGTTATCAGTCAGGAAGAGGCCAAGTCAAAGAAGATGGCCTACATTATGGAAGATCACCTATTAATGCGTCGCTGGATTAGTGATGCCTGTGAGGAGTCAGACTCCTTAGCAATTTATCAAGTTGTCGTGCCAACAACCTATCGTTCTCAGGTGATGTCCTTGGCTCATGATCATCCATGGTCAGGTCACATGGGGGTAACAAAAACATatcaaagagttttaaaacacttcttttggccaggacttaagtctgatgtagttctttattgtcgaacatGTCATGTGTGCCAAGTTGTTGGTAAACCGAATCAGGTGAttcaccctgctcctctcattcCTATTCCGGTAATGGGAGAGCCATTTGAAAGGGTGATTGTGGATTGTGTGGGACCCTTACCTAAAACTAAAACTGGAAACCAGTTTCTCTTAACTGTCATGTGTGCTTCCACTAGGTTCCCAGAAGCCATCCCACTACGGAAAATTACTGCCCCGGTCATCACCAAGGCACTTCTGAAGTTTTTCTCCATGTTTGGTCTACCGAAGGTAGTTCAAACAGACCAAGGTACCAACTTCATGTCTAAAGTGTTTGCCCTGGTACTTGACACCTTAGGTATCAAGCATGTGACATCCAGCCCATATCATCCTGAAAGTCAGGGGGCATTAGAGAGGTTTCACCAGACTATGAAATGCATGTTAAGAAAACATTGCCATGAGTCTCATAAAGATTGGGATGACGGTGTTCCTTTAGTGTTATTTGCTGCCCGTGAAGCTGTTCAGGAGTCTCTAGGTTTTAGTCCTGCTGAGCTAGTGTTTGGACATGAGGTCAGA
This genomic stretch from Pseudochaenichthys georgianus chromosome 18, fPseGeo1.2, whole genome shotgun sequence harbors:
- the LOC117464021 gene encoding uncharacterized protein codes for the protein MVIFLNEQKVTSLAKAAVLADEFMLTHKTVFSSPLRPDRVSISQTGRPDLGPTTFERSRGPPSPPRGTRECNYCHKTGHLISGCHFLKRKQQFSQRFQTPKGMGLIKGVSLSDIEMSQEDDVPDPCFKPFISKGFVSLTGDPKDQLPVQVLRDTGGSQSIIREGILPLTSRSSCGSSAVVQGVGMTLVAAPLHNVYIHSSLVKGFFKVAVLPALPIKGVDFILSNDLAGGKVKPVPEVIDSPDLSLDAEKSAEVPPEIFPACVVTRAQSKKYGEDLSDSFLATGQFLEDMTVSDRLPEEARSAGAGSPSNSSELVQLPATREEFMAAQFPEAIPLRKITAPVITKALLKFFSMFGLPKVVQTDQDKKLGETNYVIQTPDRRRPTRVCHINMLKKYCTREDQSESSKAHQVETTVSPMASVSKLSSNEDEDD